The following DNA comes from Mucisphaera calidilacus.
TCGAGCGCGTCGCGGAAAGTTTCCATGGCCCCGCCCGGGGCGAGGATCTGGTCGACGTCGTCGTCGGTTGTGACGGCGTGGAACTGGTAGACGTCGAAGTGGTCGGTGCGGAGGGCTTCGAGCGAGGCCTCGAGTTCGCGGCGGGCGCCTTCTGCGGAACGCTCGGTGGTTTTGCAGTTGAGGACGCATCGGCTGCGGTGTTGTTCGAACGCGGGCCCCATGCGTGCCTGGGCGTCGCCGTAGCTCGGAGCGATGTCGAAGTAGGTGATGCCGGCGTCGACGGCGTCCTGGACGATGCTGCGGCATTCGTCGTCCGGTTGGCCGTTGAGGGCGATGCCGGGGAAGCCCAACTGCGAGACCTTGAGTCCTGTGCGACCGAGTCTGTTGTGCTGCATGGCCGTCTCCTTGTTGCCCGCTACAGCATACGCCTTGTGCGCACGAGACAACACCCGCTTTTGTGGCGGGTGTTGTCAGGTGTCGGTGTTATCCGGTGATCAGTCGGTTGGGACCTGCGCGAACTCGGTGGTGTTCGGGAAGGGCAGGTCCTGTCCGTAGAGCGGACGGGGTGCGCGCATCTTGGCCATACGGTCGGGCTGCAGATCGATGACGCCGAAGAGCTCGAAGCCGAGGGCGTCGCTGGAGGATAGGTTGATCTGGGTCGGCGAGGCATTAGCCTGGGCGTTGTCGGCCGAGCGTTGGCTCGTGTAGATCGACGCGGCGGGCTCGTCGGTGGTGCACCCGGTGGTCAGCAGGCCCAGAGCGAGCGTCAGGGCTGCGGTGGTAGCGGTCCGTGGCATGGTGTTCTCCTAGGCGACGGTTCATCCTGCCGGCACAACCGGCTGGAATCCGCGGCTTCACGGGGTTACCAGCACCATCGGCCTGCCTTCGGTCATGGTTGTGTCCGGCGGGGAGAACCCGGTGATTTGGTCTGTCTGCGGGGCGTTCAGGAAGATCGACCGGCACAACCGGAAGACTCGCCGCAGTCCGCACCGTTTCGCGCATCAAAAAAGGCCGCGGGACGAGCCCGCGACCTCGGAGAGGGGTTCGTATCGGTTGGGGGTTACTGATCGATCATGGCCAGTTTTTCGGTCGGCCTGGCGGCTTCGAGCAGTTGTTCGAGTTCCATGTTCTCGGGTGCGAGGTCTCGGATGAGCGACTCGATGGCGGTAGCGCTTTCGACCGGTGGCAGGGCGAGCAGTTCCATGCTTTCGATGATGCCGCCGATGGCCTCAAGGTTAGCCCAGGCGGCGAGGTCGTTCTCCTGGACGTAGGCACGGAAGGCCATGGCGTCGAAGGTTCCGCCGCTGTAGTCGGTGTAGGCGTCGTAGGCTGACGCGAAGCGTTCACGGATCTCGTTATCCACTTTCACCCGCATGGCTTCGCCGGTGTCGGGATCAAACATCGGCTGTCCCGCCTGATCGGTTGCGGTGCGGTAGACGAGGTCTTCGAAGTCATTGATGACGGCGGAGACGAGGCTGGCGTTGAGTCGGCCAACGGCGACACGTCGGACGGCGTTGGGGTCGGGCATCGCGGAGCGGGGCAGGTCGTCGTAGAGTCGCTGTCCGACCAGCCATTCGAGGACTTCGGCGAAGCTGTGGTCACGCGCGAAGATATTCAGTTCGGTGAGACGTTCGCTCATGGCCTGGCTGATCTGCATTTCCTCGACGATCTCGGCGTTCTCGATGCGTGGTGTAGCGGCCGCGATGGCGCTGGAGACGTTGGACGAGGATCCGCTCGCGGCACCGTCGCCGATGAACCCGCCCGGGAGGGTGCCGATGATCACGTCGGAAGACTGACCGGGGATGATGGATGTCGGGTTGCCGTTGAAGGTGATCGTTGCGGCGTCGGTGCTCGAGGAGAGGATGTAGCGGATGGGGCTGAAGGAGGCATCGACGCCCAGGCTGGTGCCGGTCATGATGATGTTCTGGCCAACGACCATGTCGGCACCCTCGTCGATGACGACGAGCCCGTCGGGTGTGGTGACATTCTCCTGGGCACGCTGGATGAGTGTGATCGAGCCGCCCGATGCGACGCCGATGCTCGAGGTGGCCGTGAGGTCGGCGATTCGGACGTCGCCGCCGGTGTTGATCTGGATCGAGCCGTTGTCCATGGTGAAGCGTTCGCGGTAGGTCATGGTGAAGGCGTCACCCGCGGTGAAGGTGAGGATTCCGCCCGCCGGGCTGGCGCTCTGCCAGTAGGCGGTGGCGCGGTCGATGCTGCCCGGTCCGACGGGCAGGGGGACCTCGGTGTTGATGACGATGTCGCCTGCTCCGGTGGTGGTGAGCGTGAGGTTGCGTGCCTGGATGCGTTCGAGCTCGCCACGCAGCGCCGAGCCGCTGAAGCCGTTGTCGCCGGCGCTGATCCACATCTCGTTGGCGCCCTGGGCGAAGCTGGGCGTGAGGTCAACGACCGTGATCTGCTTGTCGTTGGATGCGAGGATCGAGATGTCGCCGCCCGCGCCGGCACTCAGGGCGAAGTAGTTCTGGGTCCCGGCGGGTGTGGTGAAGTCGAGGTCGCCGGCGATCACGTTCATGTCGTTGCCCGAGGAGTTGACGGTGGCGTTTGTGCCGACGGTCAGGGTGCCGGTTCCGTCGTTGTCGTTGTCGGCGTCGAGTGTGGTGATGCCGTTGGTGGTGATGTCGGCGTTGATCGTGAGGCCGTTGTCGGCCGTCATATCGAGCGTGTCGAGGGTTGTGAGGGTGTCGTTGATGGTGAGGAGGCCGCCGCTGACGAGGTCGAGTGTTCCCAGTCCGTTGAGGCCGCCCGAGGTGGCGTCGAGGGTGAGGTCGCCCGCGGCGGTCAGCATGACGCCGTCGGCGAAGACGATGTCGTCGTTGGTGTTGGCGAGGTTGTTGAAGTCGCCGTCCATTGCCATGGCACCGGTGTCGGTGGTGACGTTCACGTCGACGCGGATGCGGTCGTCGGCCTGGACGTCGAGGGTGTTGAAGAAGGACTCGGTGCCCTCGAAGGCGATGCCTTCGCTGCCGGTCTGCCGGCTGATCATGATCAGCGTGCCGCCGATGTTGTTGCTGTTTGCGGCGGTGACGTTGTCGACGAGGATCAGGCCGTTGGTGTCGAGTTGCAGCGTGCCGCTGGTGATGGACTCCAGTTCGGTTCCGGAGATCGTCATGCCCCCGGCGATGACGGCGTCGCCGAGCCCGATGCCGCCCCCGTGGCTCTCGGTGATTCGGATCAGGCCGGCGCCTGAATCGATGCGGGCGGTCGGGTCCATGATCAGGTCGTTAGCGCCGATGAGGATCTGAGCGTTTGTGGCGCTGGTGTCGATGCGGACGCCTGCGACCAGGGTCAGGTCGCCGCCGGGTGTTGAGGCCGCGTCGGAGTCGGCGTTGAGAGAGGCGAGCGCGCCAGCGGTCAGGTTGCCGTTGAGCGTGATGCCGTTCGCCGCCGTGAGGATGAGGTTCTGGGAAATGTTGAGTGCGGGGGTGGTGATGCCACCCGTGCGCGAGGTCAGTGTCAGGCTGCTCGCCGTGCTGCCCGCCACGACGTCCATGTCATCCTCTTCGGTGATCTGGATGATGCTCGCGGGCGTGGAGACGAACTGGAGTGAGCCGAAACGGTGCACCTCGCTGGCGTCGTCGCCGAGTGTGATGGCCGACGTGCTGTTGAACGTCGCCTGGCTGTTGATGTCCAGCGTGGTTCCGTTCTCGTCGGTGATGGCGCCGGTGGTGTCCATGGTGAAGTTGTCGGCGGTGTTGGCACCGGTGAGGACCGTGTCGTCGGCCTCGGTGATGGCCACGTCGCCCGTTGAGTTGAAGGTCAGTGTGCCGAAGGTGCTGGCGGCCTCGTCGAGCGTGATGCCGGCAGCGGTGCTGTCGTTGAAGTCGGCGTTGTTCGTGATGGTGAGTGTGTCCGAGTCTGAGATTGCGCCGGCGGCATCGACATCGAGGCTGTCTGCCGTGATTGCACCCAGATCGATGGCATTGATGTCGTTGATGACCACTGCGCCGTCGGACGTCGCGGCGATGTCGGCGAAGTCGTTGAGCAGGTCGAGTGTGATGCCGTCGGTCCCGCCGGCGGCGTCGACGAGGGTGGTGAGCCCGCCGACGGTGATGGTGCTTCCGCCGGCCTGGGTGATGTCGCCATCGGAGTTGACGGTGAGGGTTCCGGTGACGTTGCTGGTGCCCGCGAACTGTGTGGCGCTGTCTTCGGTGACGGCCACGTTGCCGGCACTGTTGACGGTGAGGGTTCCGAAGTTGGTGGTGTCGCCTGCGTTGTCACCCACGGTGATGTTGGCACCGGTGAGGTCGGCGAGGGTGGTGACGGCGAGGGCGGTTCCGTCGGCGTCGGTGAGGTCGCCTGCTGCGACAACGGTGAGGTTATCGGCGGAGATGTCGCTGAGGATCAGTCCGTTGATGTCGTTGATGCTGATGTCGCCATCGGACGAAGCGGCGATTGTGGCGAAGTCGTTGAGCAGGTCGAGGGTGATGCCGTCGGTCCCGCCGGCGGCGTCGACGAGGGTGGTGAGCCCGCCGACGGTGACGGTGCTTCCGCCGGCCTGGGTGATGTCGCCGTCGGAGTTGACGGTGAGGGTACCTGTTACCGCGTTGGCACCCGCGAACTGTGTGGCGCTGTCCTCGGTGACGTCGACGTTGCCGGCACTGTTGACGGTGAGGGTCCCGAAGTTGGTGGTGTCGCCTGCGTTGTCGCCCACGGTGATGTTGGCACCGGTGAGGTCGGCGAGGGTGGTGACGGCGATCGTGGAGCCATTGGCGTCGGTGAGGTCGCCTGTTGCGACGACGGTGAGGTTGTCGGCGGAGGTGTCGCTGAGGATCAGTCCGTTGATGTCGTTGATGCTGATGTCGCCATCGGACGAAGCGGCGATTGTGGCGAAGTCGTTGAGCAGGTCGAGGGTGATGCCGTCGGTCCCGCCGGTGGCGTCGACGAGGGTGGTGAGCCCGCCAACGGTGACGGTGCTTCCGCCGGCCTGGGTGATGTCGCCATCGGAGTTGACGGTGAGGGTTCCTGTGACGTTGCTGGTGCCTGCGAATTGTGTGGCGCTGTCCTCGGTGACGGCCACGTTGCCGCCTGAGTTAACGGTCAATGTTCCGAAGTTGGTGGTGTCGCCTGCGTTGTCGCCGAGCGTGATGTTGTCGGCGGTGAGGTCGGCGAGGTTGGTGACGGTCAGCGTGGTTCCGTCGGCGTCGGTGAGGCTGCCGGCATTCACGGTCAGGGTGAGGTTGGCGACCGAGGTGTCTCCGATGGCGAGATCGCCCGTTACGGCGATGTCGATGTCGCCCGGCGTCGTCAGGGCCAGCACGCCGAAGCTGTTGCCGGGGTTGGCGAGCGTGATGCCGTCGCCGCCACCGACTTCATCGATGAACGTCGCGGTTCCGGTGACCTGGATCGCGTCGGGGGCAGCATCCTGCGTGATCGCGCCCAGTGATGTCATGGTCAGGTCGCCGCCGACGACCGAGAGGCCGTCGAACTGTGTGGCGCTGTCCTCGGTGACGGCCACGTTGCCGGCACTGTTGACGGTCAAAGTCCCGAAGTTGGTGGTGTCGCCTGCGTTGTTGCCCACGGTGATGTTGGCACCGGTGAGGTCGGCGAGGGTGGTGACGGTCAGCGTGGTTCCGTCGGCGTCGGTGAGGTCACCTGCCGCGACAACGGTGAGGTTGTCGGCGGAGGTGTCGCTGAGGATCAGTCCGTTGATGTCGTTGATGCTGATGTCGCCGTCGGACGAGGCGGCGATTGTGGCGAAGTCGTTGAGCAGGTCGAGTGTGATGCCGTCGGTCCCGCCGGTGGCGTCGACGAGGGTGGTGAGCCCGCCAACGGTGACGGTGCTGGCGGCTGCCTGGGTGATGTCGCCGTCGGAGTTGACGGTGAGGGTCCCGGTGACGCTGCTGGTGCCGGCGAACTGTGTGGCGCTGTCTTCGGTGACGGCGACGTTGCCGGCGGAGTTGACGGTGAGGGTTCCGAAGTTGGTGGTGTCGCCTGCGTTGTTGCCCACGGTGATGTTGGCACCGGTGAGGTCGGCGAGGGTGGTGACGGTCAGCGTGGTTCCGTCGGCGTCGGTGAGGTCACCTGCTGCGACAACGGTGAGGTTGTCGGCGGAGGTGTCGCTGAGGATGAGCCCGTTGATGTCGTTGATGCTGATGTCGCCGTCGGACGAGGCGGCGATTGTGGCGAAGTCGTTGAGCAGGTCGAGTGTGATGCCGTCGGTCCCGCCGGTGGCGTCGACGAGGGTGGTGAGCCCGCCAACGGTGACGGTGCTGGCGGCTGCCTGGGTGATGTCGCCGTCGGAGTTGACGGTGAGGGTCCCGGTGACGCTGCTGGTGCCGGCGAACTGTGTGGCGCTGTCTTCGGTGACGGCGACGTTGCCGGCGGAGTTGACGGTGAGGGTTCCGAAGTTGGTGGTGTCGCCTGCGTTGTTGCCCACGGTGATGTTGGCACCGGTGAGGTCGGCGAGGGTGGTGACGGTCAGCGTGGTTCCGTCGGCGTCGGTGAGGTCGCCTGCTGCGACAACGGTGAGGTTGTCGGCGGAGGTGTCGCTGAGGATGAGCCCGTTGATGTCGTTGATGCTGATGTCGCCGTCGGACGAGGCGGCGATTGTGGCGAAGTCGTTGAGCAGGTCGAGTGTGATGCCGTCGGTCCCGCCGGTGGCGTCGACGAGGGTGGTGAGCCCGCCGACGGTGACGGTGCTGGCGGCTGCCTGGGTGATGTCGCCGTCGGAGTTGACGGTGAGGGTTCCGGTGACGCTGCTGGTGCCAGCGAACTGTGTGGCGCTGTCTTCGGTGACGGCGACGTTGCCGGCGGAGTTGACGGTGAGGGTTCCGAAGTTGGTGGTGTCACCGGCGTTGTTACCCACGGTGATGTTGGCACCGGTGAGGTCGGCGAGGGTGGTGACGGTCAGCGTGGTTCCGTCGGCGTCGGTGAGGTCGCCTGCCGCGACGACGGTGAGGTTATCGGCGGAGGTGTCGCTGAGGATGAGCCCGTTTATGTCGTTGATGCTGATGTCGCCGTCGGACGAGGCGGCGATGTCGGCGAAGTCGTTGAGCAGGTCGAGGGTGATGCCGTCGGTCCCGCCGGCGGCGTCGACGAGGGTGGTGAGCCCGCCGACGGTGACGGTGCTGGCGGCTGCCTGGGTGATGTCGCCGTCGGAGTTGACGGTGAGGGTCCCGGTGACGCTGCTGGTGCCGGCGAACTGTGTGGCGCTGTCTTCGGTGACGGCGACGTTGCCGGCGGAGTTGACGGTGAGGGTTCCGAAGTTGGTGGTGTCGCCTGCGTTGTTGCCCACGGTGATGTTGGCACCGGTGAGGTCGGCGAGGGTGGTGACGGTCAGCGTGGTTCCGTCGGCGTCGGTGAGGTCGCCGCCTGTGGCTGTGAAGGTCAGGTTGTCGGCTGTCAGGGTGCCGGTGAGGACGGTCCCGCCGGCTTCGGTGATATCGACGTCGCCGCCGGAGTTAAACGTGAGTGTGCCGAAGGCACTGGCCGCTTCGTCGAGTGTGATGCCTGCGGAGGCAGTCTCGGTGAAGCTGGCGTTGTTTGTGATGGTCAGTGTTCCGTTATCGATGATCGCTCCGCCGGCATCGACATCCAGTGCGCCGGCGGTGATGGCTGCGAGTGTGACTGCATCGGTGTGATTGATGGTCGTCGTCGCGGAGCCTGTGTTGATGAGGGCGGTGTTGTCGAACGTTGTGCCGCTTGAGGAGAAGGTACCGTTGTTGGTGGTGATTGCGGCGGCCACGGTGACGGTACCACCGGCGATCAGATCCACGTTCAGGGCGTTGGCACCGACGTCGGTGTTGGTGATCACGTTGTTGATGTCGATGTTGCCGGCGGCGTTGATGGTGAGGGTCTGGGTGCTGGTCATCGCGACGATCAGGTCGGCGTCGAGCGAGACGTTGCCCGGTTGTGCTCCCGTGGCGCCGGTGGTGATGGTCACGTCGGTTGGTGCAGCGATCGCGGGCGGGCCCGCAAAGGTGCCGAGGAGGATGTCGACGATGTCGTCGACGAGGATGACCGAGTCATCGGTAGCGGCGATGAGGTTGCCTGCGGCGTCGAAGGGGTCGGTGGTCGGGCCGACGGCGTCGATGGTCACGTTGCGGGGGTCGAAGAGGATGTGTCCGCCGACCAGCCCCATGACGTTGGGGTCGAAGGCGAGGAACTCCTTGCCGGAGATCTCGACCGAGGCGTTGGTGGCGTACAGGCTGCCGTAGAAGCCGGTCGCGCCGTCGGACCAGACGACCAGTTCGCCGCCGTCGCCGACCGAGAGCACGCTGTTGTCGCTGACGAAGGTGGTTTCGGAGTTGGCGAGGTCGCTGCCGCCCTGGTACCCGCCGCCGACGTGGAGGGTATCGCCGGCGCTGACGTCGGCGTCCTTGACCACGACGTTCTTCGCGGTGATCTCGGCTTTGTTGCTCGCCGTGACCGTGCCGCTGATTTCGCCTCGTCCCTGCTCGGCGGCGATCTTGAGGTCGCCGCCTCGGACGGTGCTGGTGTCGTAGAGTGCGAGGCCGAAGACGTCGGTGGAGGCGAGCATGACCTGCCCCTCGCCGCCGTCGAGCGTGCCGGTGTTGACGAGTGTCGGGTCGCCGTCGAGCTTGTCGGGTGTCTGGTCTCTGGCGAACTTGACCATGATGTGGCCGTCGCGCGGCATCAGGATGACCTCGTCGTCGGTCGCCATCATGATGAGGTTCTGATCGGTGAGGATGGAGCCGTGGTTCGCGACGCGTTGGCCGATGAGGGCGGCGACGTCGGCACGGATGGTGCCGTGGTTCACGACCTCGCCCGAGATGTTGGTGAAGCGGTCGATGCCGTCGATGAAGTCGGAGTGGGCGAGGTTGCCCGCGGCGGCGTAGAGGTTGCCGACGTTAACGATCGCGCCGTTGCCGAAGTAGATGCCGGAGGGATTGATGATGTAGACGTGGCCGTTGGCGTTGAGTGACCCGTTGATCATCGATGCGTTGATCGACTTGACGTGGTTGTAGACACGCGAGCTCGCGTCGGGCTGGATGAAGTTGAACGTCTCGTTCTGGTTGATGTTGAACTTCGAGTACTCGATGATCGCGGTCTGGCTGGTGGTGATGTTGGTCACGTTGCCGATCTGGCTGATGTCGGCGGTGCCGTGGACCACGTTGGCGCCCTCGATATCGGCTCGTGCGGGCGATCCCAGCCCTGCGGCGGCGAGGGGCAGGGCGGCGAGGAGCCGCCAGCTGGGGAAGGAGAGGACGCGGGAGCGACGGTGGGCGTTCTCGGTCTTGGTCATGATTCTGTCTTCCTTAACAGAGCGTTTTTCGCTCAACGAGTCGGGGAGCATGGCTCGTGGCCTCCGCGCGACTCAGGTGTCGGGTCCGTTCGTGGCACGCGGGTTTAGTAAAGAACAGTCACACTGAAGTGCACGCGGCTGTCGCCTTGTTCGACGACGTCCGGCGTGCCCGATTGGGCCTCAACCAGCGCGACGCCGAAATCGACGTCTGCGCTGATGTTCTGTTTGATGAGGAGTCCTGCGCCGACACCGACGCCGAACATCGTCTCGTCCTGCTCGGCGATGTCTCTGCGTTTCTGGGAGACGTAGGTCATGCCCACGTCCGCGAAGACCTTGAGAGTGAGGTCCCAGTCGGGCTGGGCGTAGAGTTCCTGGGGGGAGACGCGGAACGGCTCACCAAAGAGCGTACGGTCGGGTGTCCGGTCGACGGGGAAGGCACGCGGCACGTGGTAGCGGTATTCGGCGGAGGCGATAAA
Coding sequences within:
- a CDS encoding two-partner secretion domain-containing protein; the encoded protein is MTKTENAHRRSRVLSFPSWRLLAALPLAAAGLGSPARADIEGANVVHGTADISQIGNVTNITTSQTAIIEYSKFNINQNETFNFIQPDASSRVYNHVKSINASMINGSLNANGHVYIINPSGIYFGNGAIVNVGNLYAAAGNLAHSDFIDGIDRFTNISGEVVNHGTIRADVAALIGQRVANHGSILTDQNLIMMATDDEVILMPRDGHIMVKFARDQTPDKLDGDPTLVNTGTLDGGEGQVMLASTDVFGLALYDTSTVRGGDLKIAAEQGRGEISGTVTASNKAEITAKNVVVKDADVSAGDTLHVGGGYQGGSDLANSETTFVSDNSVLSVGDGGELVVWSDGATGFYGSLYATNASVEISGKEFLAFDPNVMGLVGGHILFDPRNVTIDAVGPTTDPFDAAGNLIAATDDSVILVDDIVDILLGTFAGPPAIAAPTDVTITTGATGAQPGNVSLDADLIVAMTSTQTLTINAAGNIDINNVITNTDVGANALNVDLIAGGTVTVAAAITTNNGTFSSSGTTFDNTALINTGSATTTINHTDAVTLAAITAGALDVDAGGAIIDNGTLTITNNASFTETASAGITLDEAASAFGTLTFNSGGDVDITEAGGTVLTGTLTADNLTFTATGGDLTDADGTTLTVTTLADLTGANITVGNNAGDTTNFGTLTVNSAGNVAVTEDSATQFAGTSSVTGTLTVNSDGDITQAAASTVTVGGLTTLVDAAGGTDGITLDLLNDFADIAASSDGDISINDINGLILSDTSADNLTVVAAGDLTDADGTTLTVTTLADLTGANITVGNNAGDTTNFGTLTVNSAGNVAVTEDSATQFAGTSSVTGTLTVNSDGDITQAAASTVTVGGLTTLVDATGGTDGITLDLLNDFATIAASSDGDISINDINGLILSDTSADNLTVVAAGDLTDADGTTLTVTTLADLTGANITVGNNAGDTTNFGTLTVNSAGNVAVTEDSATQFAGTSSVTGTLTVNSDGDITQAAASTVTVGGLTTLVDATGGTDGITLDLLNDFATIAASSDGDISINDINGLILSDTSADNLTVVAAGDLTDADGTTLTVTTLADLTGANITVGNNAGDTTNFGTLTVNSAGNVAVTEDSATQFAGTSSVTGTLTVNSDGDITQAAASTVTVGGLTTLVDATGGTDGITLDLLNDFATIAASSDGDISINDINGLILSDTSADNLTVVAAGDLTDADGTTLTVTTLADLTGANITVGNNAGDTTNFGTLTVNSAGNVAVTEDSATQFDGLSVVGGDLTMTSLGAITQDAAPDAIQVTGTATFIDEVGGGDGITLANPGNSFGVLALTTPGDIDIAVTGDLAIGDTSVANLTLTVNAGSLTDADGTTLTVTNLADLTADNITLGDNAGDTTNFGTLTVNSGGNVAVTEDSATQFAGTSNVTGTLTVNSDGDITQAGGSTVTVGGLTTLVDATGGTDGITLDLLNDFATIAASSDGDISINDINGLILSDTSADNLTVVATGDLTDANGSTIAVTTLADLTGANITVGDNAGDTTNFGTLTVNSAGNVDVTEDSATQFAGANAVTGTLTVNSDGDITQAGGSTVTVGGLTTLVDAAGGTDGITLDLLNDFATIAASSDGDISINDINGLILSDISADNLTVVAAGDLTDADGTALAVTTLADLTGANITVGDNAGDTTNFGTLTVNSAGNVAVTEDSATQFAGTSNVTGTLTVNSDGDITQAGGSTITVGGLTTLVDAAGGTDGITLDLLNDFADIAATSDGAVVINDINAIDLGAITADSLDVDAAGAISDSDTLTITNNADFNDSTAAGITLDEAASTFGTLTFNSTGDVAITEADDTVLTGANTADNFTMDTTGAITDENGTTLDINSQATFNSTSAITLGDDASEVHRFGSLQFVSTPASIIQITEEDDMDVVAGSTASSLTLTSRTGGITTPALNISQNLILTAANGITLNGNLTAGALASLNADSDAASTPGGDLTLVAGVRIDTSATNAQILIGANDLIMDPTARIDSGAGLIRITESHGGGIGLGDAVIAGGMTISGTELESITSGTLQLDTNGLILVDNVTAANSNNIGGTLIMISRQTGSEGIAFEGTESFFNTLDVQADDRIRVDVNVTTDTGAMAMDGDFNNLANTNDDIVFADGVMLTAAGDLTLDATSGGLNGLGTLDLVSGGLLTINDTLTTLDTLDMTADNGLTINADITTNGITTLDADNDNDGTGTLTVGTNATVNSSGNDMNVIAGDLDFTTPAGTQNYFALSAGAGGDISILASNDKQITVVDLTPSFAQGANEMWISAGDNGFSGSALRGELERIQARNLTLTTTGAGDIVINTEVPLPVGPGSIDRATAYWQSASPAGGILTFTAGDAFTMTYRERFTMDNGSIQINTGGDVRIADLTATSSIGVASGGSITLIQRAQENVTTPDGLVVIDEGADMVVGQNIIMTGTSLGVDASFSPIRYILSSSTDAATITFNGNPTSIIPGQSSDVIIGTLPGGFIGDGAASGSSSNVSSAIAAATPRIENAEIVEEMQISQAMSERLTELNIFARDHSFAEVLEWLVGQRLYDDLPRSAMPDPNAVRRVAVGRLNASLVSAVINDFEDLVYRTATDQAGQPMFDPDTGEAMRVKVDNEIRERFASAYDAYTDYSGGTFDAMAFRAYVQENDLAAWANLEAIGGIIESMELLALPPVESATAIESLIRDLAPENMELEQLLEAARPTEKLAMIDQ